A window of the Coprobacter fastidiosus genome harbors these coding sequences:
- a CDS encoding ribonuclease Z — protein MENFELTILGCGSAMPTTRHYPSSQILNHRERLFMIDCGEGAQLQYRRNKIKFTRLQHLFISHLHGDHCFGLIGLISTLGILGRTSELIIHAHSDAERVFRPQLDYFCRDLPFNVRFNAISTNQNEMIYEDKALKVSTLPLRHRIPTCGFLFEEKEKERHLIRDMIQFYNIPIRELAKIKQGEDFITPEGLIIPNERLSRPADPVSRYAYCSDTIYQEKLIPLIEGVDLLYHEATFAEDNKARAKETFHSTAVQAATLAQKAHVKKLILGHFSARYQDDSIFLQEAQEIFPHTIIAKESMQIRF, from the coding sequence ATGGAAAACTTCGAACTAACTATTTTAGGATGCGGATCAGCCATGCCTACAACTCGCCACTACCCAAGTTCTCAGATTCTAAATCACAGAGAACGTCTTTTTATGATAGACTGCGGAGAGGGAGCTCAATTACAATACAGAAGAAACAAAATAAAATTTACCAGATTACAACATCTTTTCATTTCGCATTTACATGGAGACCACTGCTTCGGATTGATAGGACTGATCTCCACCTTAGGTATATTGGGACGCACATCCGAACTGATTATTCATGCACATTCGGATGCAGAACGCGTGTTCAGACCTCAATTGGATTATTTTTGCCGGGACTTACCATTTAACGTTCGTTTTAATGCCATATCTACGAATCAAAATGAAATGATCTACGAAGATAAAGCATTAAAAGTTTCCACCTTACCTTTACGTCACCGGATACCGACATGCGGATTCTTATTTGAAGAAAAAGAAAAAGAAAGACATCTAATCCGCGATATGATACAATTTTACAATATCCCTATCAGAGAACTTGCCAAAATAAAACAAGGTGAAGATTTTATTACGCCTGAAGGGTTGATTATCCCTAATGAACGATTAAGCCGACCTGCTGATCCGGTTTCCCGATACGCCTATTGCTCTGATACTATTTATCAAGAAAAACTTATTCCCTTGATTGAGGGAGTAGACTTGTTATATCATGAAGCGACATTCGCAGAAGATAACAAAGCCCGAGCAAAAGAAACCTTTCACTCAACAGCAGTACAAGCCGCCACCCTTGCACAAAAAGCACACGTCAAGAAATTAATATTAGGACATTTCTCGGCCCGTTATCAAGACGACTCTATTTTTTTGCAAGAAGCCCAAGAAATTTTTCCA
- the rpsA gene encoding 30S ribosomal protein S1, with product MDQELKNSPVENFDWDAYEKGEVLGEKSREELINTYDQSLNTVKDKEVTEGTVISMNKREVVVNIGYKSDGVISMNEFRYNPDLKVGDTVEVYIESQEDKKGQLVLSHKKARATRSWDRVNSALENDEIIKGFIKCRTKGGMIVDVFGIEAFLPGSQIDVKPIRDYDVFVGKTMEFKVVKINQEFKNVVVSHKALIEAELEQQKKDIIAKLEKGQVLEGTVKNITSYGVFIDLGGVDGLIHITDLSWGRVSHPEEVVSLDQKLNVVILDFDDEKKRIALGLKQLTPHPWDALSSELKVGDKVKGKVVVMADYGAFIEIAPGVEGLIHVSEMSWSQHLRSAQDFMKVGDEVEAVILTLDREERKMSLGIKQLKPDPWENIEAKYAVGSRHMAKVRNFTNFGVFVEIEEGVDGLIHISDLSWTKKIKHPSEFTQIGAEIEVQVLEIDKENRRLSLGHKQLEENPWDVFETVFTVDSVHEGTIIEMLDKGAVIALPYGVEGFATPKHLVKEDGTQAQLEEKLPFKVIEFNKDAKRIILSHSRIFEDEAKAEAKKESAAKKAAKKAAKAENETAAINNNVEKTTLGDIEELAALKEKLESEKK from the coding sequence ATGGATCAAGAATTAAAAAACTCACCCGTTGAAAATTTCGATTGGGATGCCTACGAAAAAGGCGAAGTGTTAGGTGAAAAAAGCCGTGAAGAATTGATCAACACTTATGATCAATCTCTTAACACTGTAAAAGACAAAGAAGTAACCGAAGGAACGGTTATCTCTATGAACAAAAGAGAAGTTGTCGTAAACATCGGTTACAAATCGGACGGCGTTATTTCGATGAACGAATTCCGTTACAACCCTGATTTAAAAGTCGGAGACACTGTCGAAGTGTATATTGAAAGTCAGGAAGATAAAAAAGGCCAATTGGTGCTTTCTCACAAAAAAGCGCGTGCTACCCGTTCTTGGGATCGTGTTAACTCGGCTCTTGAAAACGATGAAATCATTAAAGGGTTTATCAAATGCCGTACCAAAGGCGGTATGATCGTTGATGTATTCGGCATCGAAGCCTTCTTGCCGGGTTCTCAAATCGACGTTAAACCGATTCGCGATTACGATGTATTCGTAGGTAAAACTATGGAATTCAAGGTGGTAAAAATTAACCAAGAATTCAAGAATGTCGTTGTTTCTCACAAAGCTCTCATCGAAGCAGAACTGGAACAACAGAAAAAAGATATTATCGCCAAACTCGAAAAAGGACAAGTACTTGAAGGAACTGTTAAGAATATCACTTCTTACGGTGTATTCATCGACTTGGGTGGCGTAGACGGTTTGATTCACATCACAGATCTTAGCTGGGGGCGTGTCAGCCATCCTGAAGAGGTCGTTTCACTCGATCAAAAATTGAATGTCGTAATCCTTGATTTCGATGATGAAAAGAAACGCATCGCTCTCGGTCTGAAACAACTTACTCCTCATCCTTGGGATGCTTTGAGTTCTGAACTGAAAGTTGGAGACAAAGTAAAGGGCAAAGTAGTGGTTATGGCAGACTATGGTGCATTTATCGAAATTGCTCCGGGTGTCGAAGGTTTGATCCATGTTTCTGAAATGTCTTGGTCACAACATTTACGCAGCGCACAAGACTTCATGAAAGTAGGAGATGAAGTAGAAGCCGTTATTTTGACTTTGGATCGTGAAGAACGTAAAATGTCTTTAGGTATCAAACAATTGAAACCAGATCCATGGGAAAATATCGAAGCTAAATATGCCGTAGGTTCTCGCCACATGGCTAAAGTTCGTAACTTCACTAACTTCGGTGTATTTGTTGAAATCGAAGAAGGTGTTGACGGTCTGATCCATATCTCAGATCTGTCTTGGACTAAGAAAATCAAACATCCGTCAGAATTTACTCAGATCGGTGCAGAAATCGAAGTTCAAGTTTTGGAAATCGACAAAGAAAACCGTCGCTTAAGCCTTGGTCACAAACAACTCGAAGAAAATCCTTGGGATGTATTCGAAACAGTATTTACTGTCGATTCGGTTCATGAAGGAACAATTATCGAAATGCTCGACAAAGGTGCTGTTATCGCATTACCTTATGGTGTCGAAGGATTTGCAACTCCGAAACATTTGGTAAAAGAAGATGGTACTCAAGCTCAACTGGAAGAAAAATTACCTTTCAAAGTAATCGAATTCAATAAAGATGCTAAACGTATCATTTTGTCTCACAGCCGCATTTTCGAAGACGAAGCTAAGGCAGAAGCTAAAAAAGAATCTGCAGCCAAGAAAGCTGCTAAGAAAGCAGCCAAAGCAGAAAATGAAACTGCAGCTATCAACAACAATGTAGAGAAAACTACTTTGGGTGATATTGAAGAGCTTGCTGCATTGAAAGAAAAATTGGAATCGGAAAAGAAATAA
- a CDS encoding fibronectin type III domain-containing protein: MKDLRLTFFLSLLFCLGNLRLSAQEAQSLPLNITSNDQLFSRSESGTAKASVSGTNQISFIKDGSKTGESSAVIWIGDVPGRLKMTVGKNGSVCTSHTNSLTVYASSDNISYRQLGSFNHESGTVDFDQPLNKDDRYIRFYYDVTASGWFGLNYCAHGWIPTITITEPISFPSSVVTDTITGGVSFTGKFTVNYSNPSGDLILISSDPNIVLQTTRINGVSGQEGSQEISYIYNPSVTGAKHADITVTDEGNNTYSKVLGLDIVTVLPEAPSVEAADNIDLTSFRVAWQPVTNASSYLLTVTDADGDIVGEYNDFVVTEATSVDITGLVPGTLYKYSVKTKIEDFVSEASLVKEVTTLKPVIAPLVIETFESVAGISSLQTLTVGATDLYGDISVVISGDDAALFTLGEGEETIGKDADSKQLHITYTPVKPGTHTAKLTLVSEYAEPVTVVLNGTATLPAPTGLITTQVTPDGFFANWDAVMGATVYELTVVTVEGKPVDGYVAKEVDAGTVCQITGLSPATAYIFKIVAKYGELVSPEAVSEMITTSVVPVIETPVIPKFTTEVSVVAEQQITISATDLYDDITVSITGADADKFDTDVLILDKSGLMQITITYESEEVGEHEAVLSLTSDYAQSVNVALNGTSSLAKPVIAVGDVCEGKIPVSWNVVAGAAEYHVTLYKGDVLVDGYDDIVTDETNFTFMDLTGSTQYFVVITATSGDYFTASEKIAVMTLPTGLSTASAEVVTVYPNPVVSNICIKGIVAKEAKIYSVNGQLLMSVFPVDNKIDVSSLVQGVYSILIKSDTDIVRLQFIKK, from the coding sequence ATGAAAGATTTACGACTCACGTTTTTTTTAAGTTTATTATTTTGTTTAGGTAATTTACGACTTTCGGCACAGGAGGCACAATCGCTGCCATTGAATATTACAAGTAATGATCAGCTTTTTTCCCGCTCTGAAAGTGGTACGGCTAAAGCATCTGTCTCGGGAACGAATCAGATTTCTTTTATAAAGGATGGTTCAAAAACGGGAGAGTCTTCGGCTGTTATTTGGATCGGTGATGTTCCCGGACGTTTGAAAATGACTGTGGGTAAAAATGGTTCTGTTTGCACAAGCCATACAAACTCACTGACAGTATATGCCTCGAGCGATAATATTTCTTATCGGCAGTTGGGTAGTTTTAATCATGAAAGCGGTACTGTGGATTTTGACCAACCATTGAATAAAGATGATCGTTACATACGTTTCTACTATGATGTGACTGCATCGGGTTGGTTTGGATTAAATTACTGTGCTCATGGCTGGATACCGACTATTACGATTACAGAGCCTATATCTTTCCCTTCTTCAGTGGTGACGGATACGATTACTGGAGGTGTATCGTTTACCGGAAAATTTACAGTGAATTACTCCAACCCTTCGGGTGATTTAATATTGATTTCTTCTGATCCGAATATTGTTCTTCAGACCACTCGAATTAATGGAGTTTCTGGGCAAGAAGGTAGTCAAGAAATATCATATATATACAATCCTTCGGTAACTGGAGCAAAACATGCGGATATTACGGTGACAGATGAGGGAAATAATACGTATTCGAAAGTATTGGGATTGGACATTGTCACCGTTCTTCCTGAAGCTCCTTCTGTGGAAGCAGCTGATAATATTGATTTGACTTCGTTTCGAGTAGCATGGCAACCGGTAACAAATGCTTCTTCATATTTGTTGACGGTAACGGATGCCGATGGTGATATAGTAGGGGAGTATAATGATTTTGTTGTTACTGAGGCGACATCGGTCGACATTACAGGGTTAGTACCCGGTACATTATATAAATATTCGGTGAAAACAAAAATTGAAGATTTTGTATCTGAGGCTTCTTTGGTAAAAGAAGTAACGACATTGAAACCTGTGATTGCTCCCCTTGTTATAGAGACTTTTGAATCGGTTGCAGGTATATCGTCATTGCAAACCTTAACAGTTGGTGCGACCGATTTGTATGGTGATATTTCAGTGGTTATATCGGGAGATGACGCTGCATTATTTACTTTGGGAGAGGGAGAAGAAACTATTGGTAAGGATGCTGATTCTAAGCAGTTACATATAACTTATACACCGGTGAAGCCGGGAACTCATACGGCTAAGTTAACTTTAGTGTCGGAGTATGCCGAGCCGGTAACAGTGGTGTTGAACGGTACGGCGACATTGCCTGCCCCTACAGGATTGATTACAACGCAAGTTACACCTGACGGTTTTTTCGCTAATTGGGATGCTGTTATGGGTGCTACTGTGTATGAACTTACTGTTGTGACTGTAGAAGGAAAACCTGTTGACGGATATGTTGCTAAAGAAGTGGATGCTGGTACAGTTTGTCAAATAACCGGTTTGAGTCCTGCTACGGCGTATATTTTTAAGATAGTAGCCAAGTATGGAGAGCTTGTTTCGCCGGAAGCTGTTTCGGAAATGATAACAACATCTGTAGTTCCGGTTATTGAGACGCCTGTTATTCCAAAATTTACAACAGAAGTTTCTGTCGTTGCTGAACAGCAAATAACGATTTCAGCTACAGATCTATATGATGATATTACAGTTTCTATAACGGGTGCGGATGCTGATAAGTTCGATACAGATGTGCTAATTTTGGATAAGTCGGGTCTTATGCAAATTACGATAACTTATGAGTCTGAAGAGGTAGGAGAGCATGAGGCGGTTCTTTCGTTGACTTCGGATTATGCCCAGTCGGTGAATGTAGCATTGAACGGGACATCTTCGCTGGCAAAACCTGTTATTGCTGTCGGTGATGTGTGTGAAGGTAAAATTCCAGTAAGTTGGAATGTCGTTGCCGGAGCTGCTGAGTATCACGTAACTTTATATAAAGGAGATGTTCTGGTGGATGGGTATGATGATATTGTGACGGATGAAACGAATTTTACGTTTATGGATTTGACCGGTTCTACTCAATATTTTGTAGTTATAACCGCCACTTCAGGAGATTATTTTACAGCTTCGGAAAAGATTGCTGTAATGACGCTTCCGACCGGATTAAGTACAGCTTCAGCCGAGGTCGTGACCGTATATCCTAATCCGGTTGTTTCAAATATCTGTATTAAGGGTATAGTAGCCAAAGAAGCAAAAATATATTCGGTGAACGGACAACTTCTCATGTCTGTCTTCCCTGTAGATAATAAAATAGATGTTTCGTCTCTTGTTCAAGGTGTATATTCGATTTTGATTAAGTCAGATACAGATATTGTCCGCTTACAATTTATCAAAAAATGA
- the corA gene encoding magnesium/cobalt transporter CorA translates to MHKQASNLRKKHRHIKNNLLTDEYIYTGDRKGEMHIYLTQYDADNYIQHSFTSPEKLPALIQNGKKNWIHISGLSDTHTVALIGKTLGLHFTDIQDILTSQHIAKIETYEDKTFLILNTFYYSENKELQQEHICIIMGKEYVFSFQESDLPLFDNIEKAITQNTARVRNRPTDYLFCLLINNVFSNYLDIIATLEDVLGTMEDEIITGNPRDDFGNRIQANRRDYLQLKKSILPLKDDFNKLIHNENKLICDEDMIYFNDLEDRMLFIIQSIEICRETQASLLDLYFSNNDLKMNEIMKRLTVVTTIFIPLTFVVGVWGMNFKSMPELEWQYGYLMAWGLMGIIVIGVWWYIKKQHWY, encoded by the coding sequence ATGCACAAACAAGCCTCAAACCTTCGGAAAAAACACCGGCACATAAAAAACAATCTGCTGACAGACGAATATATATATACCGGAGATCGCAAAGGAGAAATGCACATTTATCTTACACAATATGATGCCGATAATTATATCCAACATTCTTTCACATCTCCGGAAAAGTTACCGGCTCTCATCCAAAACGGTAAAAAGAATTGGATACATATTTCCGGATTGTCCGACACTCATACTGTTGCACTCATAGGCAAAACATTAGGGCTACATTTTACGGATATACAAGATATACTTACCAGCCAACACATTGCGAAGATCGAGACCTATGAAGATAAAACATTCCTTATCCTAAATACATTCTATTACTCTGAAAACAAAGAATTGCAGCAAGAACATATTTGTATAATTATGGGTAAAGAATACGTATTTTCTTTTCAGGAATCAGATCTTCCGCTCTTCGATAATATAGAAAAAGCTATCACTCAAAATACTGCCCGTGTACGCAACCGCCCGACAGACTACCTATTTTGTTTATTGATAAATAACGTATTCAGCAATTATTTAGACATTATTGCAACCCTCGAAGATGTTTTGGGCACAATGGAAGACGAAATCATTACAGGAAACCCTCGTGATGATTTCGGCAACCGAATACAGGCGAACCGAAGAGATTACCTACAACTGAAAAAATCTATACTCCCCTTAAAAGATGATTTTAATAAACTGATACACAATGAGAACAAACTCATTTGTGACGAAGACATGATATATTTTAATGATCTTGAAGACCGGATGTTATTCATTATACAATCTATAGAAATATGTAGAGAAACTCAGGCTTCTTTACTGGATCTATATTTCTCGAACAATGATTTAAAAATGAATGAAATCATGAAACGGCTGACTGTAGTCACAACGATATTTATCCCTTTAACTTTTGTTGTGGGCGTTTGGGGTATGAACTTTAAGTCAATGCCGGAACTGGAATGGCAATATGGATACCTAATGGCATGGGGATTAATGGGGATTATCGTTATTGGAGTGTGGTGGTACATAAAAAAACAACACTGGTATTAA
- a CDS encoding putative LPS assembly protein LptD produces MSSRNKIHIIVLTLFCSLLLVNLSAQPKRKSHIRQANPAFADTVTPADSDKIKSISDTFPALPDSILIRPDSLLKSVDSILVDSVMTDTVQAPPPKKSPLEDVVKYTANDSIVFLSNNQAYMYGQGVVTYQDIELDADEIRMNMDSSTVFAIGRPDTAGEIVGNPIFKDKSGEYESATMKYNFKSQKGYITNIITQQGEGYLTGGSTKKNKEGDFYLKDGKYTTCDDHECPHFYLQLTKAKMRPKKNIVTGPAYLVLAGVPLPLAIPFGFFPFTEKYSSGIIMPTFGDEMARGFYLRDGGYYFAINDYIDLALTGEIYTKGSWGLNAMSNYVKRYKFSGNFNMGYLVTILGDKGMPDYQKQTNFRLIWSHSQDAKANPNMSFSASVNFTTSGYDRNNLNSYYNATSFTENTKSSTVNMTYNFPNTPFSISATANITQRSKDSTLNVSFPDFTLNMSRVYPFKRKNPVGKEKWYEKISLNYTGLFRNSIETKQNLFFKSSLIKDWRNGMQHTIPVSATFSLFKYLNISPSFNFTDRMYTNRIMQQWDPQSAAVVRDTTYGFYNVFNYSFSVSAQTKLYGFYRPLPFFGGKKIQMIRHVFTPSVSFSAAPDFGSSRYGFWQTYSKIENGKRVDVKYSPFSHGIFGTAPQGKQGTVSFNVSNNLEMKVNSDRDTTGVRKISLIENLTAGISYNMAADSMNWSNINTSILIKLTKNFNLQASAVFDTYTYQLNEYGNPVRVNIPRWKAGKGLGRLSSTGTSFSYTFSNDTFKKKSKNNTKETETSTNETPIDNNTENTENRENESQEKTEDSGLEMKDGYMVWNVPWSLSVNYSINYGYGTFNKKKMEYNGKITQNLSFSGRIQPTKNWSFNFSASYDFDAKKIAYMNCGITRDMHCWTMSANFIPVGPYKSYNFHISVKSSLLSDLKWDKSGNSYDRLKWY; encoded by the coding sequence ATGTCATCGAGAAATAAGATTCATATAATAGTCCTTACCCTGTTTTGCTCCTTACTGCTGGTCAATCTCAGTGCCCAGCCTAAAAGGAAAAGCCATATACGGCAAGCGAATCCCGCTTTTGCCGACACTGTTACACCAGCAGACAGCGACAAAATAAAATCTATTTCCGATACATTTCCCGCTTTACCCGATTCTATTCTTATCCGTCCCGACTCATTATTGAAGAGTGTCGATTCTATTCTTGTTGACTCTGTCATGACCGATACGGTACAAGCTCCTCCTCCCAAAAAATCACCACTGGAAGATGTGGTAAAATATACGGCAAACGACTCTATCGTATTTTTAAGTAACAATCAAGCTTATATGTATGGACAAGGGGTTGTTACTTATCAAGATATAGAACTCGATGCAGACGAGATACGAATGAATATGGACAGTAGTACGGTGTTCGCGATCGGACGTCCCGATACCGCCGGCGAAATTGTAGGGAATCCCATATTTAAAGATAAAAGCGGAGAATATGAATCTGCTACAATGAAATACAATTTTAAAAGTCAAAAAGGATATATCACCAATATCATTACCCAACAAGGAGAAGGTTACCTGACAGGAGGTAGTACGAAAAAGAACAAAGAAGGGGATTTTTACTTGAAAGACGGGAAATATACGACATGCGATGACCATGAATGTCCGCACTTTTATCTCCAACTGACCAAGGCTAAAATGCGTCCGAAGAAAAATATCGTTACAGGTCCTGCCTACTTGGTTCTGGCAGGAGTACCTCTTCCGTTAGCAATTCCTTTCGGCTTTTTCCCTTTCACAGAAAAATATTCATCAGGAATCATTATGCCGACATTCGGGGATGAAATGGCTCGCGGATTTTATTTAAGAGACGGCGGTTATTACTTTGCGATCAACGATTATATCGATTTAGCTCTCACAGGTGAAATTTATACAAAAGGGTCGTGGGGATTGAATGCCATGTCTAACTACGTGAAAAGATATAAGTTTTCTGGGAATTTCAATATGGGATACCTGGTGACTATACTCGGAGACAAAGGAATGCCCGATTATCAAAAACAGACAAATTTCCGATTAATATGGTCACACTCCCAAGATGCAAAAGCAAATCCGAATATGAGTTTCTCTGCCAGTGTCAATTTTACGACAAGTGGATATGACCGAAACAATCTGAACAGCTATTATAACGCAACTTCTTTTACGGAAAACACCAAAAGTTCGACAGTGAACATGACCTATAATTTTCCGAATACCCCTTTTAGTATATCGGCAACAGCCAACATCACACAACGAAGTAAAGATTCCACTTTGAACGTATCATTTCCGGACTTTACCCTCAATATGAGTCGGGTATATCCGTTCAAACGAAAAAATCCGGTAGGCAAAGAAAAATGGTATGAGAAAATCAGTTTAAATTACACCGGTCTATTCCGAAACTCTATAGAAACAAAACAAAATCTGTTTTTCAAGTCAAGCTTGATTAAAGACTGGCGCAACGGCATGCAACACACGATTCCCGTATCGGCAACATTCAGCTTATTTAAATATCTCAATATATCTCCGTCGTTCAACTTCACCGACCGAATGTACACCAACCGCATCATGCAACAATGGGATCCCCAGTCCGCAGCCGTTGTAAGAGACACTACATACGGTTTTTATAACGTTTTTAACTATAGTTTCAGCGTCAGTGCCCAAACTAAGTTATATGGATTCTACCGACCTCTACCCTTTTTCGGAGGGAAAAAAATACAAATGATCCGGCACGTATTCACTCCCAGTGTCAGTTTTAGTGCCGCACCTGATTTCGGTAGTTCCCGATACGGATTCTGGCAAACATATTCAAAAATTGAGAACGGGAAACGGGTAGATGTAAAATATTCTCCATTCTCTCACGGTATATTCGGAACTGCGCCTCAAGGAAAACAGGGTACAGTATCTTTCAATGTTTCCAATAATTTGGAAATGAAAGTCAACTCAGATCGGGATACAACCGGAGTGCGAAAAATCAGTCTTATCGAAAATCTCACCGCAGGGATCAGCTATAACATGGCTGCCGACTCTATGAATTGGAGTAATATCAATACTTCGATATTAATCAAACTAACTAAAAATTTCAATCTGCAAGCTTCTGCCGTTTTTGATACTTATACTTATCAACTGAATGAATACGGCAATCCTGTACGTGTAAATATTCCACGATGGAAAGCTGGAAAAGGATTAGGCAGACTATCAAGTACAGGAACTTCTTTCTCTTATACATTCAGTAACGATACATTTAAGAAAAAATCGAAAAACAATACTAAAGAGACAGAAACTTCGACTAACGAAACTCCGATTGATAATAATACAGAAAACACTGAAAACAGAGAAAACGAAAGTCAAGAAAAAACAGAAGACTCCGGATTAGAAATGAAAGACGGATATATGGTATGGAATGTTCCCTGGAGCCTATCGGTTAACTATTCGATCAATTACGGATATGGCACTTTCAATAAAAAGAAAATGGAATATAACGGAAAGATCACACAAAATCTCAGCTTTTCAGGACGCATTCAACCCACAAAGAATTGGTCATTCAATTTCTCGGCAAGTTATGACTTCGACGCAAAAAAAATAGCATATATGAACTGTGGCATTACCCGTGATATGCACTGCTGGACTATGAGTGCAAACTTTATTCCGGTGGGTCCTTACAAATCCTATAATTTCCATATCAGCGTGAAGTCTTCATTATTAAGTGATTTAAAATGGGATAAGAGCGGAAACTCTTATGATCGCTTAAAATGGTATTAA
- a CDS encoding HDIG domain-containing metalloprotein: MNPFTIIDKYYTQGTALYDILVDHSRLVTQKALEIANAHPELNADTEFISEAAMLHDIGIFLTDAPDIECHGTRPYICHGTLGSELLKKEGFPRHALVSERHTGAGLSLEDIINQNLPIPHRDMLPISIEEQMICFADKFYSKSNPLKEKSIEQIRKSMSKYGEASVARFERWYHLFLL; this comes from the coding sequence ATGAATCCTTTTACAATCATCGATAAATATTATACACAAGGAACCGCACTATATGATATTTTAGTAGATCACAGTCGTCTGGTTACACAAAAGGCTCTCGAAATAGCAAATGCTCACCCCGAATTGAACGCAGACACAGAATTTATCTCCGAAGCAGCCATGTTACATGATATCGGAATCTTTCTTACCGATGCCCCCGATATAGAATGCCACGGCACACGACCGTATATCTGTCACGGTACATTAGGCAGCGAGCTCTTGAAAAAAGAAGGTTTTCCTCGTCATGCTTTAGTCAGCGAACGCCACACAGGAGCAGGACTTTCTTTAGAAGACATTATTAATCAAAACCTTCCTATTCCTCACCGAGATATGCTTCCGATAAGCATAGAAGAGCAAATGATCTGCTTTGCCGACAAATTCTACTCCAAATCAAACCCTTTAAAAGAAAAAAGTATAGAACAAATACGAAAAAGTATGAGTAAATACGGAGAGGCTTCCGTCGCCCGTTTTGAGAGGTGGTATCACCTTTTCCTCCTCTAA
- a CDS encoding bifunctional methionine sulfoxide reductase B/A protein yields the protein MKTFLLTGLAITLAITIWAQHKKQNNMNLNKLTPEEEYVMLKKGTEAPFSGEYNNFYKKGIYLCKQCDAPLYRSSDKFDSGCGWPAFDDEIPNAVIRKPDNDGKRTEIICANCKGHLGHVFLNEHLTPKETRHCVNSISLKFKPDKPEQISKAYFASGCFWGTEYYFQKLKGVKETTVGFMGGSSKHPTYKEVCSQKTGHFETVEIEYDPEIVSYESLVKFFFETHDFTQTDGQGPDIGTQYLSVIFYADQKQKEIAEEYIHKLTIMGYKVATRLLPVSTFWPAENYHQDYYENKGTTPYCHKYHKIF from the coding sequence ATGAAAACATTTCTGCTGACAGGACTCGCTATTACATTAGCTATCACTATATGGGCACAGCATAAAAAACAAAATAATATGAATCTTAATAAACTCACTCCAGAAGAAGAATATGTCATGCTGAAAAAAGGAACAGAAGCCCCTTTTAGCGGCGAATATAACAACTTCTATAAAAAAGGGATATACCTATGTAAACAATGTGACGCTCCATTGTACCGATCTTCTGATAAATTCGATTCGGGATGCGGCTGGCCGGCTTTTGATGACGAAATCCCTAACGCCGTTATCCGGAAACCTGATAACGACGGAAAACGAACTGAAATTATTTGCGCCAATTGCAAAGGTCATCTCGGACATGTATTCTTAAACGAACATTTGACACCCAAAGAGACCAGACATTGTGTGAACTCGATTTCTTTAAAATTTAAGCCCGATAAACCAGAGCAAATATCCAAAGCCTATTTTGCATCGGGATGTTTTTGGGGGACAGAATACTATTTTCAAAAATTAAAAGGAGTCAAAGAAACCACAGTCGGTTTTATGGGAGGATCTAGCAAACACCCGACATACAAAGAAGTTTGTTCTCAAAAAACAGGACATTTTGAAACTGTCGAAATAGAATATGATCCAGAAATTGTCAGTTATGAATCACTGGTAAAATTCTTTTTCGAGACTCACGATTTTACCCAAACCGATGGTCAAGGTCCTGATATAGGTACACAATATCTTTCGGTAATCTTCTATGCCGATCAAAAACAAAAAGAAATCGCTGAAGAATATATACATAAGCTCACAATTATGGGATATAAAGTCGCAACGCGACTTTTACCGGTCTCCACATTCTGGCCGGCAGAAAATTATCATCAAGACTATTATGAAAACAAAGGAACAACTCCCTACTGTCATAAATATCACAAAATATTTTGA